From a single Molothrus ater isolate BHLD 08-10-18 breed brown headed cowbird chromosome Z, BPBGC_Mater_1.1, whole genome shotgun sequence genomic region:
- the GNG10 gene encoding guanine nucleotide-binding protein G(I)/G(S)/G(O) subunit gamma-10: MSSGGSLSTMQRLVEQLKLEAAVERIKVSQAAAELQQYCMQNACKDALLVGVPAGSNPFREPRSCALL; encoded by the exons ATGTCGTCGGGCGGCAGCCTGAGCACCATGCAGCGGCTGGTGGAGCAGCTGAAGCTGGAGGCGGCCGTGGAGCGGATCAAG gtctctcaggcagctgcagaactCCAGCAGTACTGTATGCAAAATGCCTGCAAAGATGCCTTGCTTGTTGGGGTTCCTGCAGGGAGCAATCCCTTTCGTGAACCCCgatcctgtgctctgctctga